One genomic region from Campylobacter helveticus encodes:
- the vapD gene encoding VapD family protein, which produces MKKRKAINFDLSTEELKKHFGDTREPYSQIKNFMLENGFEHRQYSGYASIEVMSDRQIAKIARKLNDKFAWISSCIQEFDVTDIGEQYSLSHIFKDNQTLSQTKNLQKDSKQEQIKTMQEAVKKASQNLKPKDKSKDLNR; this is translated from the coding sequence GTGAAAAAGCGTAAGGCTATTAATTTTGATTTATCTACTGAAGAGCTTAAAAAGCATTTTGGCGATACAAGAGAGCCTTATAGTCAAATTAAGAATTTTATGCTTGAAAATGGCTTTGAACACAGGCAATATTCAGGCTATGCTTCGATAGAAGTGATGAGCGATAGACAAATAGCTAAAATTGCTAGAAAGCTTAACGATAAATTTGCTTGGATAAGCTCTTGCATACAAGAATTTGATGTTACAGACATAGGGGAGCAATATAGCCTTAGTCATATCTTTAAAGATAATCAAACACTTTCCCAAACAAAAAATCTTCAAAAAGATTCTAAACAAGAGCAAATCAAAACTATGCAAGAAGCGGTTAAAAAGGCTTCGCAAAATCTTAAACCTAAAGATAAGAGCAAAGATTTAAATAGATAA